A stretch of DNA from Coccidioides posadasii str. Silveira chromosome 4, complete sequence:
AGAGAGTTGTTGGGCAGCGGACGCTTGGGCCTGGGAGTTCAAGTCCTCGATCTTGGCTTCACCGAAGATGCTATCAACACCGTCAGTAATTTGTCTAATCAACTAAACACTATAAATATTAGACGGGTGCGACATACATCCACGTATTGCTGGAGGGGGAGCGGTACACGTCTGGCTGGTTGATGACAAAGAGGATCTATCGAAAGCCAGTTAGCAATTGCCAAAACACCAGTCGCAATTTATCGGTTAGCCCTTACGTTCTTGGGGCGGCGAAGGGTAACACGAGTGATTCCGGGAACGTGCTTCAATCCCAACTTGCCAATTGCCTTGCGAGCCTTCTTTTCGTTGCGGGAGTGGACAGTAATGGCGGCACCGCCTGGGATGGTTGGCTCCTCAGCAGCCTCAGCCTCGGATTCAGAGCTCTCGCCAGCATCTTCAACAGTGGTCTTTGGGACTTCCTCGTCAGGAAGCTCTTCTACTCGTGGGTTGGCCATGTTGTTTTATGGGCTCCAAGCTACATCACAAAAGTTAGGTCACCACACAAAAGTCACGCTCAAAACATGGCATGATTTCAAATTCACACACAACAATCAATTGAATGATGAGAGCTAACTTACTGGAACTGTAAAAAAGGAGTGAGAACGGAGAAGTATGAAGGTAGTTGTCGTGATGCTATGAGGTTATCTGAGGATGTGTGAAAGTCTGCTTTGGCTGGAGGGCTTTTGGGGTCTTGCCGAATCTCGTTTAGCGAGGTTTTACCCCAAAAGTGCTATATCCACGCCCTGGCGGAACCACCATACCCATGTACTGTATGACTACATCACATATCTGGGTCTGGAGAGATATAGAAAATAGCAAGAAGTTGTGGACATGtcattattttttttttttttttttttttcgtgaATTCTACAGCATTTAATGCAAATTGTAATCACATTGCTACAAACCATACCCACAGGCGCCAGAAAGCACACCAGTACTGGTATTCCTAGACAGGCAGAAGTAGGAAGTTGTCAAGGAACATAGCCATTTATTCCGATTCATTAAGAAAAGATTTTGCAAAAGTCGCAGTTCTCAATATCGGAATGACATTGATTCCAGCTGTATTTGTTTGAATGGAAATCGAGCGACCTCCAACCATTAGGAGAAGCCCTTTCTCCATTCCCTCAGCCTTAGCATCGCCCTCATCACATTCACGAAGCTGCGCGGACCTTAGCTTGTGCCTTCTGCACCTCGTAGCGAGCCTATAACATGTCATTTATTAGCCAACCGCACTCTCATTCGCGATCTCCATTTATTCGAGAAAATGCGTCATAGCTCTTCCCGCGTGTAAGGGTATATGGGTTATACGGACCTGCTTCTTCAGTCTCATAACCTTGAAGCGCTCGAAGTCGGTGAGGTTGCGTCTCCGTTCTTGctgttctctcttcttcGCATAGTTGCTCTGTGCCCACTTGGCGTCGATCTCAGCCTTCTCCCACAACTTCTTGATGGGTCCTGTGCCAGCAGCGCGCGGGAGTTTGGGAATGGTGAAAGGGGTCAGGGAGACGTGAGCGAGGGCAATTGCGTGACGAGGAACGACATTGTTCTCTTTGCCTGAAGGACCATCGACCAGGACCTAAAAAATTCGCAAACATGATCAGAACTCGCCCTTCCCAACCCGGACGTTTCTCATTTCTAGTCAAAGACATACGCGCTTGTGGTCGATAATCTCAGCAATAACAGCCAATTTTCCCGCATAAGGACCGCTCCGGATGAGCACAACGCGGCCCACCTCAACGAGCTTCCATGACGAGGCCTTGATATCGATCTGAGCCATGGCGAAGGCTTCCTGGGAGGACAAAAATCGTCAGTCGTGGGGAAATTGAAAGGGCGCACAAGGCACGGGGTCGCTCACAATCCACCGGTCTAGTTTGGCGTTGGAAAGGGTGGATAGATGTCG
This window harbors:
- the EGD2 gene encoding GAL4 enhancer protein (EggNog:ENOG410PN4Z~COG:K); protein product: MANPRVEELPDEEVPKTTVEDAGESSESEAEAAEEPTIPGGAAITVHSRNEKKARKAIGKLGLKHVPGITRVTLRRPKNILFVINQPDVYRSPSSNTWIIFGEAKIEDLNSQAQASAAQQLSAAEAAGNGEHAGHEHIDLGKGKAPETEKKEEEEEEEGEVDETGLEAKDIELVMAQANVSRSKAIKALKENDNDIVNSIMALSV
- a CDS encoding 60S ribosomal protein eL14 (EggNog:ENOG410PQ23~COG:J~BUSCO:15373at33183), with the protein product MVQPQITASLEEGGSEGALEKHTHRVKRGGFCGRRCHSRNSRYIISTTTIRHLSTLSNAKLDRWIEAFAMAQIDIKASSWKLVEVGRVVLIRSGPYAGKLAVIAEIIDHKRVLVDGPSGKENNVVPRHAIALAHVSLTPFTIPKLPRAAGTGPIKKLWEKAEIDAKWAQSNYAKKREQQERRRNLTDFERFKVMRLKKQARYEVQKAQAKVRAAS